A genomic window from Candidatus Poribacteria bacterium includes:
- a CDS encoding sigma-70 family RNA polymerase sigma factor has protein sequence MSDESRRVDDEISALIIVHEPLLRRIIGLRVDDPVDRKDVYQETVVAILEHLRKGKSVEHAKAWMAGIAKNKCADFHRREKRVSIMMRSVAV, from the coding sequence TTGTCAGATGAGAGTCGAAGAGTTGATGATGAAATCTCAGCACTTATCATCGTGCATGAACCCTTGCTGAGACGCATCATTGGTTTGCGTGTTGATGATCCTGTTGATAGAAAGGATGTTTATCAAGAAACGGTGGTTGCGATCCTCGAACATTTGCGTAAGGGCAAATCGGTGGAACACGCGAAAGCGTGGATGGCAGGGATTGCGAAAAACAAGTGTGCTGATTTTCATCGTCGTGAGAAAAGAGTATCAATCATGATGCGTTCGGTGGCGGTGTGA